In Candidatus Krumholzibacteriia bacterium, the DNA window CGTACACCGACACGGGATCGAAGGTCACACCGGCGTCGGTGGACACCGACAGGGTTCCCGCTCCGTCCATCCGCGAGCCGGCCCACACGACGTCGGGGTCGGGCTCGCTCACCCGCACGTCGTGGAAGCTGCTCAACCCACCCCAGATGGCGGTGGGGATCGGTGTCAGGTCCCAGCTGCCGCCGAAATCGGTCGAACGCCAGACGCCCTGCACGCCGACCGCGTAGACCACGTCGGGACGCGACTTGCTCTGACCGATCTTGGTGACGAAGGGCGCACTGGCGCTGCCGGTGTCCTCGAGACCGTTGCGAGCGCTCTGCCACGTGACTCCGCCGTCGAGCGAGCGCTGCAGACCGTTGAACTGCGAGCCCCCGATCACCTTGAGCGGATCGTCGAAGTGCCACGAGGCCTCGTAGCCGTCGCCGCCGATCACGAAGGACCACGGCGTGGTCCCCTGCGGGTCGACCGGTGACAGCCAGGTGCCGTTGTCCTGCGTTCCGCCGACGTAGGCGCTCGCGCCGGGACGCTTGTCGACGCCGTAGAACTGGGTGGTGACCATGCCGTCGGTCGGCTGCGTGAAGCCCGACTCGAAGCTCGCGGTGCGGGCGATCCCGCCGTCGCTGGTGGCGAGCAGGTACCAGTCGCCACCGGCGGGCTGGACCACCTGGATGTCGTGGTGGTCGGGATGCGGGAAGGAGTAGCTGGCCAGTCGCGACGTGGACCGCGTCGACGACCCGAGCGACTGCAACTGGATCTTCCACAGCTCGAGGCCGCCCACGTAGACGATCGTCGGATCGGTGGGGTGGCAGATGATCGTGTTGTCGTACCAACCCTGCGCACCGAGCCAGTTCGGCTCATCGCCCGACTCGAGGGTCTCGAACCAGTTCGCGCCACCGTCGAGCGACACCCACAGCTCGCTGTGCTGCGACCCCTGTGCCGAGGCGTAGAGGTAGTCGGTGTTCACCGGCGAGATCGCCAGCTCGAAGCGCCCGGCGAAGTCGGTGATGCCGTTGTTCACGGAATTCCAGGTCAGCCCGCGGTCGGTGGACTTCAGGACACCACCGGCGAAGACGGTGGCGTACTGCACGTCGAAGTCCGTGGGATCGGCGATCAACTGCAGCACGCGACCGCCGCCGAAGGTGGCCGCGTTGGTCTCCTGGTGCACCTCGGTCCAGGTCGTCCCGCCGTCGGTCGAGCGGAAGATGCTCGACGTGCTGTTCAGCGAGTTCTTGTAGCGCCCGGTGGTCGTCGAGGCGAGCACGAGATTCTCGTCGGTCGGATCGACGATGATTCGCGAGATGTTGTTGAACCGCGGATCGTCGACGGTCGAGACCAGCTGGGCCCAGGTCTGGCCGCGGTCGGTCGACTTCAGGATCCCGTTGCCGTTCATCACGTCGATGTTCCAGAAGCTCTCACCCGTGCCGGCGTAGATCACGTCGGTGTTCGACGGGGCCATGGCAATGGCAGAGATCTGCAGGTTCGGTACGTCCTGCGTCAGCTCGGTCCACGTCGCCCCGGCATCGACGGTCTTCCACACACCCCCGCCGACACTCGCGACGAACCAGGTGTCCCCACTGGGATCGTCGGGGTCCACGATCAACCCCCGGGCACGTCCGGCCACGTTACCCGGACCGCGTTCCTTCCAGTCGAGCTGGATCGCAGGCGCCCGGCGGAGCGCGATCGAGCGTTGCATCTCACGCATCTGGTAGCCGGGCTCGTACTCGACCGCGGTCCGGTCGCTGGGAATCTTCCGTTCCTGCAGGAAGCGCGCGTACTCGTCCGGGAAACCCGGCTGCGGGCGACCCTCTCGGTAGGCGTCGATCCGACCGATCTTCGTCTGGAGTTTGATCGCCCGGGGCGATCCGGGCTCGGCGTGGGCGAGGCGCTCGGTGAGCTTCTCGCGTTCCGCGACGGTCCAGTCGACGGACTCGGGCCCCGTGGGCTCCGGAGTGACCAGGACGAGCAGGGCGAACAGGGCCAGGCCCGCGAGGGCCTGCAATTGCGGCGAGCGGTGCATGATGTCGACGAGTCCTCGGAGGGGGCGCGATGCGGGAGCGGGCCGAGTTCGAAGGATACCAGAGGGGACCTCGAATCGGCAAACGACGGCCCTACAGGAAGAAGGGCGGTTCCGGATCCGGAACCGCCCTCCGAGCGTGGCGAAGCGCGCGCCGGGATCAGCCGGCCATGGTCTTCGCGACGAAGTCCCAGTTCACGAGCTCCTTCATGAAGACCTCGATGAACTTCGGCCGCGCGTTGCGGTAGTCGATGTAGTAGGCGTGTTCCCACACGTCGATCGTCAGCAGGGCGTTGGCGCCGTGCTTCATCGGGAGATCGGCGTTGGCGGTGCTGATCACGTCGAGCTTGCCGTCCTTTTCCACCAACCAGCCCCAGCCCGAACCGAACTGCGTGGCGGCCGTCTTCGAGAACTTCTCGACGAAGGCGTCATAGCTGCCGAAGTCCCGCTCGATCGCCGCGGCCAGCTCGCCACCGGGCTTGCCGCCACCGTCGGGCGACATGCAGTTCCAGAAGAAGCTGTGGTTCCAGTGCTGCGCGGCGTTGTTGAAGACACCCCCCTCGGATTCCATGACGATCTCCTCGAGGCCCTTGTCGGCCATCGGGGTGCCGTCGACCAGTTCGTTGAGCGTGGTCACGTACTTGTTGTGATGCTTGCCGTGGTGGTACTCGAAGGTCTCGGCGCTCATGTGGGGCGCGAGCGCGTCGGGCGAGAACGGCAGATCGGGCAACTTGAAGCTCATGCGTCGACCTTTCCGGGATCAGGGTTTCCGCGTCATGAGCCGACAGTATCTCCCATCGCGCGGGCCTTCGCCAGGGGGACTCCCCGGTGCCGGTGCACGTGCATCAACGGAGAGAGCGACGACGCACGAACTTCGTGTCGGGCATCGAGAGATCCCGGCGAAAATCCGGTCAAGTGAGCGGGATCGTCACGCGGGCCAGGGTCCCGTGACCGAGCTCGGAAGCCAGTTCGATCCGGCCTCCCATGGACCGGACACGCTTCCGGCAGACGGCCAGGCCCATGCCCGCCCCGGACACACCGCGCAACGGGGAATTGTGGGCCTGCGTGAAGGGCTCGAAGACCAACTCGAGTTCGTCGGCCGGAATCCCGATCCCGGTGTCGAGCACTTCGACCACCAACTGGTCGCCGTGTGGATCCGACACGACCACATCGCCCGGATCACGATCGGCCGCGAGGTCCCGCAGCGCGTGTTCGAAGCGCTCGCGCAACACCGGAGTCCGCTCGGCGTGCTCGAGGTGCACGATCAGCCCCGCCCGCCCGCCGGAGTCGACGGCGAAGCTCCACGCGTTGCGCAGCAGGTGTTCCACCGTCAGCCCCAGGCCCTCGACGTCGAGCCGCCAGGTCCGATCGCCGGAGACGTCGATGCTGCGGCGGAGTCGATCCCGCCGCCACGCGGCTCCGTCGAGCACGGCTTCGAACACCACGCCCCGCAGATCGTCGGCGCTCACCTCGAGCACCTGGCCGTCCGAGCTGTGCGACGCGACCTCGAGCACGCCCTGCACCAGCTCCTCGAGCCGGGTGAGCGCCTGTCCGTGCATGTCGAGGAAGGCGCTGCGTTCGACGCCGTCGTCGGTGTCGACGAACTCGGCGGCGGACTTCAGGATCATGAGCGGCGTGTTGAACTCGTGGGACACGTGATCGAGGACGTGTTGCTGGAGACGACGGGCCGCGTCCAGACGATCGGTGACCGTCAGCAGCGACGCGTGGACGAGGCTGCGCGCGACCCACGACCCGATCAACCCCCCCACCGTTCGGAGGAGGACGTCGGCACCGGTCCCGTCTCCGACGATCCCACTGCCGACCGGGAGGAGAACGAGTCCGACCGTCGCGTCGCCGTCGGTGAGCCGGAACGCGACGCGCTCGGCACCGTCCTGCAGCGGCCCCGGCAGGTCGTCGGCGGAAAGGTCCAGGACGGTCGGCGACGTCAGGAGCTTCGCGCCCAGTCCGGTCGGCAACAGCCACTGCTCACGACGCGGGGCCGTCGGAGCGGGCATCGCATCCACCAACTCGAGTTTCCGGTTCAAGGTGTCGAGCAGCAGGAACTCGGCGAAGTCGCAACCG includes these proteins:
- a CDS encoding superoxide dismutase, whose protein sequence is MSFKLPDLPFSPDALAPHMSAETFEYHHGKHHNKYVTTLNELVDGTPMADKGLEEIVMESEGGVFNNAAQHWNHSFFWNCMSPDGGGKPGGELAAAIERDFGSYDAFVEKFSKTAATQFGSGWGWLVEKDGKLDVISTANADLPMKHGANALLTIDVWEHAYYIDYRNARPKFIEVFMKELVNWDFVAKTMAG
- a CDS encoding HAMP domain-containing sensor histidine kinase, which translates into the protein MESCPTTIDPGIDRDLRFVERLVRTVGSSLDVGDVAARSLPILVDEVGCDFAEFLLLDTLNRKLELVDAMPAPTAPRREQWLLPTGLGAKLLTSPTVLDLSADDLPGPLQDGAERVAFRLTDGDATVGLVLLPVGSGIVGDGTGADVLLRTVGGLIGSWVARSLVHASLLTVTDRLDAARRLQQHVLDHVSHEFNTPLMILKSAAEFVDTDDGVERSAFLDMHGQALTRLEELVQGVLEVASHSSDGQVLEVSADDLRGVVFEAVLDGAAWRRDRLRRSIDVSGDRTWRLDVEGLGLTVEHLLRNAWSFAVDSGGRAGLIVHLEHAERTPVLRERFEHALRDLAADRDPGDVVVSDPHGDQLVVEVLDTGIGIPADELELVFEPFTQAHNSPLRGVSGAGMGLAVCRKRVRSMGGRIELASELGHGTLARVTIPLT